The proteins below are encoded in one region of Desulfovibrio sp. JC022:
- a CDS encoding class I SAM-dependent methyltransferase — protein MKNRLYTEHAHQYSEAIKKNIYNARFERPTLQAMMPYLKDKSVLDLGCASGEHSRHLLENGANVTAIDISQKMLELLEKQFKGHLRCYAHDISSGLPDELDASFDLVISALTIHYINDLNPLFSDIGRVLKKAGRFIFSTHHPVLDFQTSVSGNYFEKELITEKWDVIGEPVEVSFYRRPLTELFAAITQAGLCVTGLNEGNPQPEIQNINPATYKRLSTKPNFMFVECRKF, from the coding sequence ATGAAAAACAGGCTTTATACGGAACATGCCCATCAATACAGTGAGGCCATCAAAAAAAACATTTATAATGCCAGGTTTGAACGTCCCACGCTGCAAGCCATGATGCCTTATCTCAAAGATAAGTCTGTATTAGATTTAGGCTGCGCTTCAGGGGAGCATTCACGGCACTTGCTGGAAAATGGTGCAAACGTCACTGCAATTGATATTTCACAGAAGATGTTAGAATTGCTGGAAAAACAATTTAAAGGACACCTCAGATGCTACGCGCACGACATTTCCAGCGGGCTGCCAGACGAGCTTGATGCATCTTTCGATCTCGTAATCAGTGCGTTGACTATTCATTATATAAATGACCTGAATCCTCTTTTTTCCGACATCGGACGAGTCTTAAAAAAGGCTGGACGCTTTATTTTTTCAACACATCATCCTGTGCTCGATTTTCAAACGTCTGTTTCCGGCAATTATTTTGAAAAAGAATTAATTACAGAAAAATGGGACGTCATCGGTGAACCCGTCGAAGTTTCATTCTATCGCAGGCCGCTTACAGAACTGTTCGCCGCCATCACCCAAGCTGGTCTGTGTGTTACCGGCTTGAATGAAGGCAATCCGCAACCAGAAATACAAAACATCAACCCCGCAACATACAAAAGGCTTTCGACTAAACCCAATTTTATGTTTGTTGAATGCAGAAAATTTTAG
- the malQ gene encoding 4-alpha-glucanotransferase, whose translation MKRSSGILLHFTSLPSRFGVGDLGPAAYAFADFLAEAGQRFWQVLPITPTAPDLCNSPYSGFSAFAANPLLISPEMMVDYGLLEYEEILKHTLPDSDHADFDMAGQVKEHLLRKAFSHVANTLLEDPVFNQFIWDNMHWVNDFALFTALKKHFKGESWTTWPEDIRDRTEDGLRHWGEKLYREILYVKFCQWTFFRQWGQLKDHLDEIGVELIGDVPIYVTHDSSDVWANREIFKLDEHGEAYCVAGVPPDYFSEKGQLWGNPVYNWDVLQNDGFGWWISRMKHNLGLYHWVRLDHFRGFSAYWEVPAEAETAMEGYWEPAPGHLLFEKLTDEMGCLRIIAEDLGHITPDVIWLKDRFQLPGMNILQFSFGDDIGYCGDALHNHKRNSVVYTGTHDNNTNRGWFLDDADQMSRKHLLSYLGYDWIDDAKISWELIRLLMSSVGCLCVIQAQDLLSLDGRARMNVPGEADGNWGWKLTPGQLTPLIRERLGEMTELFGRTSKID comes from the coding sequence ATGAAACGTTCCAGCGGCATTCTTCTACACTTTACCTCCCTGCCTTCCCGGTTTGGTGTCGGTGATCTGGGTCCTGCGGCATACGCTTTTGCAGACTTTCTGGCTGAAGCCGGACAAAGATTCTGGCAGGTGCTGCCTATCACTCCCACAGCTCCCGACCTCTGCAACTCGCCCTATTCCGGTTTTTCCGCCTTTGCGGCAAATCCGCTTTTGATCAGCCCGGAAATGATGGTTGATTACGGTCTGCTGGAATATGAAGAAATCCTGAAACATACTCTCCCTGATTCAGATCACGCTGACTTTGATATGGCCGGGCAGGTCAAAGAGCACCTTCTGCGTAAAGCATTTTCGCATGTCGCCAATACCCTGCTTGAAGATCCGGTATTCAACCAGTTCATCTGGGATAACATGCATTGGGTCAACGATTTTGCACTGTTTACTGCCCTGAAAAAACATTTCAAGGGCGAAAGCTGGACCACTTGGCCCGAAGACATCCGCGACCGTACTGAGGACGGTCTGCGCCACTGGGGTGAAAAACTCTACCGCGAAATTCTTTACGTAAAATTCTGCCAGTGGACATTCTTCCGTCAATGGGGCCAGCTTAAAGATCATCTCGATGAAATCGGTGTTGAACTAATTGGGGATGTGCCCATTTATGTAACCCACGACAGTTCCGATGTCTGGGCCAACCGGGAAATTTTCAAGCTTGATGAACACGGTGAAGCATATTGCGTGGCCGGAGTACCGCCGGACTATTTCAGCGAAAAAGGGCAACTATGGGGCAACCCGGTCTACAATTGGGATGTACTGCAAAATGATGGTTTCGGCTGGTGGATCAGCCGTATGAAACACAATCTGGGCCTGTACCACTGGGTACGCCTTGACCATTTCCGAGGCTTTTCCGCCTACTGGGAAGTGCCCGCCGAGGCCGAAACAGCCATGGAAGGATACTGGGAACCCGCGCCCGGACATCTGCTTTTTGAAAAACTGACCGACGAAATGGGTTGCCTGAGAATCATAGCTGAAGACCTTGGGCACATCACACCTGATGTTATCTGGCTCAAGGACCGCTTTCAATTGCCGGGAATGAACATTCTGCAATTTTCCTTCGGGGACGACATCGGCTATTGCGGGGATGCCCTGCACAACCACAAACGTAATTCCGTGGTTTACACCGGAACCCACGACAACAATACCAACCGGGGCTGGTTTCTTGATGATGCAGATCAAATGAGTCGCAAGCACCTGCTTTCTTACCTCGGCTACGACTGGATAGACGATGCAAAAATTTCATGGGAGCTGATCCGACTGCTCATGTCCAGCGTCGGCTGCCTATGTGTCATTCAGGCGCAGGATCTGCTCAGCCTTGACGGACGGGCACGCATGAACGTTCCCGGCGAGGCTGACGGCAACTGGGGCTGGAAACTCACTCCCGGCCAACTGACCCCGCTCATCCGCGAACGTCTCGGTGAAATGACCGAGCTTTTCGGGCGGACCAGTAAAATTGACTGA
- a CDS encoding alpha-amylase family glycosyl hydrolase: MEKLTPAQYGFHETTIEKIRPGDLYSFAIDDGPAIPDPASLWQPSELNNASAVVDHHFFDWEGDIFSGLPMSEMIIYEAHVGTFSPEKNFKGITSRLPYLKELGINTLQLMPVANFSSIQGWGYETTYPYAVHPPYGSPEDLKELVKECHRKRIAVILDVSFGSLIPVDSLEPAYTPFFSEKYNVPNGRALNYDEKFSFGVRNFYIQCALSWLRDYHVDGLRIKDADQIFDQTPIHFLEELSTQIKKFAKNNNRNCVLINGDKRNALRPVLPPEQGGYGLDALYNDDFYSALQNRVTGNSEGHFKDYSDPERMVSAMQYGFAYRGEISDHYLRLQGRSRSELRGCKFVVYSQGHEENGDHDSKCRIIEKAGFEAAKLSAGATLLSPYVPMIFMGEEYGETAPFNYFTDADCKDSVNQCHLNWQNIDSDQGRAMLSLYRKLLKVRKEHPTIHEPCRSRCQVQEITPGVILIFRNPTSGDKKYAAAIFNFGKKEAECCIAGYLPEGVWTTEIYSGSNSFAGTGAPLPGILPPDGRVKIAAQSFALFLYSELMVRAEDISIR; encoded by the coding sequence GTGGAAAAACTAACCCCGGCCCAATATGGATTCCACGAAACAACCATTGAAAAAATCCGTCCGGGAGACCTGTATTCTTTTGCAATTGATGACGGCCCGGCAATCCCTGATCCGGCTTCCTTATGGCAGCCTTCAGAGCTTAACAACGCTTCCGCAGTCGTTGATCATCATTTTTTTGACTGGGAAGGAGACATATTTTCCGGTCTACCCATGAGCGAGATGATCATTTATGAAGCCCATGTAGGAACCTTCAGCCCGGAAAAAAATTTCAAAGGCATTACATCCCGACTTCCCTACCTCAAAGAACTGGGGATAAACACCTTGCAGCTCATGCCTGTGGCTAATTTTTCATCCATACAGGGCTGGGGATACGAAACCACTTATCCATACGCGGTGCATCCGCCATACGGCAGCCCCGAAGATCTTAAGGAACTGGTCAAAGAATGCCACCGGAAAAGAATCGCGGTCATACTTGACGTATCATTCGGCAGCCTGATTCCGGTAGACAGTCTTGAACCTGCCTACACACCTTTTTTCAGTGAAAAATATAATGTTCCCAATGGACGGGCCTTGAACTACGATGAGAAATTCAGTTTCGGAGTGCGGAACTTTTATATCCAATGCGCCCTTTCGTGGCTGCGTGACTACCATGTGGACGGATTGCGAATTAAGGATGCCGACCAGATTTTTGACCAGACCCCCATCCATTTTCTTGAAGAACTTTCCACGCAGATCAAAAAATTTGCCAAAAACAATAACAGAAACTGTGTGTTGATCAATGGAGACAAGCGTAATGCCCTGCGCCCGGTCCTGCCTCCGGAACAGGGAGGATACGGTCTGGATGCCCTCTACAATGATGATTTTTACTCCGCTTTACAGAATCGTGTAACCGGAAACAGCGAAGGCCATTTCAAGGACTACTCCGATCCTGAGCGCATGGTTTCAGCAATGCAGTACGGCTTTGCATACCGTGGAGAAATCTCCGATCACTATCTCAGGCTTCAGGGACGCAGTAGATCCGAACTGCGCGGCTGCAAGTTCGTAGTCTACTCCCAAGGGCATGAGGAAAATGGTGACCATGACTCAAAATGCAGGATAATTGAAAAAGCAGGATTTGAGGCAGCCAAACTAAGTGCCGGGGCTACCTTGCTTTCACCATACGTACCCATGATTTTCATGGGCGAGGAATACGGTGAAACCGCCCCGTTTAACTATTTTACCGATGCGGACTGCAAAGATTCAGTCAACCAGTGCCATCTGAACTGGCAAAATATTGACAGCGATCAAGGCCGGGCCATGCTCTCCCTGTACCGCAAATTGCTCAAGGTGAGAAAAGAACATCCCACCATCCACGAACCATGCCGCAGCAGGTGTCAGGTACAGGAAATAACTCCGGGCGTTATCCTCATATTTCGCAACCCTACATCCGGAGACAAAAAATACGCGGCAGCCATTTTTAATTTCGGTAAGAAAGAAGCAGAGTGCTGCATTGCCGGATATCTACCTGAAGGTGTCTGGACCACTGAAATATATAGTGGTTCCAATTCTTTTGCCGGAACAGGTGCCCCCCTGCCGGGTATCCTACCCCCGGACGGCAGAGTGAAAATAGCAGCCCAATCCTTCGCTCTCTTTCTCTACTCCGAACTCATGGTCCGAGCCGAAGATATTTCAATCAGGTAA
- a CDS encoding lysophospholipid acyltransferase family protein, whose translation MVRETCSELFSLKSPFEDPFRGALFSLMEKPLSHLLCFPRLNSLYSRVHDEEHWVDNIHTDFASKALSLLGVKVGLDSRELKHIPKSGSSVVVANHPFGVVEGLILMRMLKAVRPDVKIMANFMLGLIPEMKEHLIGVDPFGRKNSHLGNISGLKEAVKWVKGGGLLAVFPAGEVSSLNVKGAKVEDPVWSPTVGGIIKRTGASATPVFFNGRNSFIFQAAGMVHPRLRTVLLPRENLKKKSGPVEFAVGNTISRERLAAFDSNQYLMEYLRFRTYTLRPRFKKKKLALPVFKKKEKPISDNSYQSMILTELTMLGPKSILVENSEFAVHEVHAANCPFVLHEIGRLREKTFRLVGEGTGRSVDVDRFDNTFIHLVLWHKESKEIAGAYRIARADEQIERFGLDGVYSNSFFGFDTKFFDKVSPALELGRSFIRPSFQRNFYSLMMLWKGIAAYLARNPRYRYLFGCVSISNDYKKISRELIADSLMKHNARNDLSELISPARPLKFKKLKSWQKALPGTSFIDHSDLEKIVQDIEGGTGIPVLLRHYLKIGGKLVGFNIDPDFGNSLDGLIVVDLLDTSERSLFKFMGKEQGRGYLDFHHASGGLKPFCKMV comes from the coding sequence ATGGTTCGCGAAACATGTTCTGAACTGTTCAGTTTAAAATCGCCGTTTGAAGATCCTTTCAGGGGAGCATTGTTTTCTCTGATGGAAAAACCTTTGTCTCACCTTTTATGTTTCCCGCGTTTGAACTCATTGTACAGCCGGGTGCATGATGAAGAGCACTGGGTAGATAATATTCACACTGATTTTGCAAGCAAGGCCCTTAGCTTATTGGGAGTTAAGGTAGGATTGGATAGTCGGGAATTGAAACATATACCTAAAAGCGGTTCCTCTGTGGTGGTTGCTAACCATCCTTTTGGTGTTGTGGAAGGGTTGATTCTGATGCGTATGCTGAAAGCAGTGCGCCCGGACGTCAAAATCATGGCGAATTTCATGCTTGGCCTGATTCCTGAGATGAAAGAGCATCTGATCGGTGTAGATCCATTTGGGCGTAAGAATTCCCATCTTGGAAATATTTCCGGCCTCAAGGAGGCTGTTAAATGGGTCAAGGGCGGAGGTCTGCTGGCTGTTTTTCCTGCCGGGGAGGTGTCCAGTCTGAACGTTAAGGGTGCCAAGGTGGAAGACCCGGTCTGGAGTCCCACTGTAGGCGGAATTATCAAACGTACCGGAGCCAGTGCCACTCCGGTTTTTTTTAATGGCCGCAACAGTTTTATTTTTCAAGCCGCAGGTATGGTGCATCCCCGATTGCGCACTGTTTTACTGCCTCGCGAGAATTTAAAAAAGAAATCCGGTCCGGTTGAATTTGCCGTGGGCAACACGATTAGCAGAGAGCGTCTGGCAGCCTTTGATAGCAATCAGTACCTGATGGAATATTTGCGGTTTCGCACATACACTTTGCGCCCACGTTTTAAAAAGAAAAAGCTGGCCCTTCCTGTATTCAAGAAAAAGGAAAAGCCTATCAGCGATAACTCTTACCAGAGTATGATTCTTACTGAACTGACCATGCTCGGACCCAAGTCTATACTTGTGGAGAACAGCGAGTTTGCAGTGCATGAGGTTCATGCCGCCAATTGCCCATTTGTTCTGCATGAAATCGGCAGGCTTCGTGAAAAGACATTCCGGCTGGTGGGCGAGGGTACAGGACGGTCTGTTGACGTGGACCGTTTTGATAACACCTTTATCCATCTGGTTCTTTGGCATAAGGAGAGCAAGGAGATTGCCGGGGCTTATCGCATTGCCCGTGCTGACGAGCAGATTGAGCGTTTTGGGTTGGATGGTGTTTACAGTAATTCCTTTTTTGGATTTGATACGAAATTTTTTGATAAGGTCAGCCCGGCCCTTGAGCTGGGCAGGTCTTTTATTCGTCCAAGTTTTCAGAGAAATTTTTACTCCCTGATGATGCTCTGGAAAGGTATTGCTGCTTATCTCGCACGTAATCCCCGGTATAGATATTTGTTCGGCTGCGTGAGCATTTCCAACGATTATAAGAAAATATCCCGTGAGTTGATTGCGGACTCACTGATGAAACATAACGCTCGTAATGATCTTTCAGAGCTTATTTCTCCGGCCCGTCCTTTGAAATTCAAAAAGCTAAAGTCATGGCAGAAGGCACTGCCCGGTACGTCTTTTATTGATCATTCCGATCTTGAAAAAATAGTACAGGACATTGAGGGGGGGACCGGAATTCCGGTTCTGCTGCGTCATTACCTGAAAATTGGCGGTAAGCTGGTCGGATTTAATATAGACCCTGATTTCGGCAATTCACTTGACGGGCTTATCGTAGTAGATCTGCTGGATACATCCGAGCGCAGTCTGTTCAAGTTTATGGGAAAAGAGCAAGGCAGGGGATATTTAGATTTTCATCATGCCTCCGGGGGGCTCAAACCCTTTTGCAAAATGGTTTGA
- a CDS encoding low specificity L-threonine aldolase — protein sequence MRSFASDNYSGVHPAIMKAIMEANEDHMPSYGADPVSAEAEKLFKDIFGQQSKIFFLTTGTATNTLILRHICKSWNSVICSEDAHINVDECGSPESMGIKLMLAETVNGKITVETIKPLVPSEPDVHRAQPAIISITQNTELGTLYTIDEIKTICDFAHSKGLHVHMDGARIANAAAALGVTFKEMTVDCGVDVLSFGGSKNGCMCAEAAVFITPELGNDFEYIRKQNMQLISKMRYVGAQFKALLTDELWKRNAEHSNALARTLAEKAGAIDGVKITRPVEANGVFAIIPEHAVEKLQEKFPFYVWDEQTGEVRWMTSWSTTEEDIDNFCAAMKELI from the coding sequence ATGCGATCATTTGCCAGCGACAACTACTCCGGTGTGCACCCCGCAATCATGAAAGCGATCATGGAAGCCAACGAAGACCATATGCCCTCCTATGGCGCAGACCCTGTCTCCGCAGAAGCGGAAAAACTTTTCAAGGATATTTTCGGGCAACAGTCCAAGATTTTTTTCCTGACCACCGGGACCGCCACAAACACACTTATTTTGCGCCATATTTGCAAAAGCTGGAACAGCGTAATCTGTTCCGAAGACGCACACATCAATGTTGATGAGTGCGGTTCCCCGGAAAGCATGGGCATCAAACTCATGCTGGCTGAAACAGTTAACGGTAAAATCACCGTTGAAACCATCAAACCTCTGGTCCCTTCCGAGCCGGACGTACACCGCGCCCAGCCCGCGATAATCTCCATCACCCAGAACACAGAACTGGGAACCCTTTATACCATAGACGAGATCAAGACCATTTGCGACTTTGCGCACAGCAAAGGACTTCACGTACACATGGACGGGGCCAGAATTGCCAATGCTGCGGCTGCCCTTGGGGTCACCTTCAAGGAAATGACTGTTGATTGCGGAGTGGATGTACTCTCTTTCGGAGGGAGTAAGAACGGCTGTATGTGCGCAGAAGCTGCGGTCTTCATCACCCCGGAACTTGGCAACGATTTCGAATACATCCGCAAGCAAAACATGCAGCTTATTTCCAAGATGCGTTATGTAGGTGCGCAGTTCAAGGCCCTGCTCACTGACGAACTCTGGAAAAGAAACGCAGAACACTCCAACGCACTGGCCCGCACCCTCGCGGAAAAAGCCGGTGCAATTGATGGTGTAAAAATCACCCGCCCGGTGGAAGCCAACGGAGTTTTCGCCATCATCCCGGAACACGCAGTGGAAAAATTGCAGGAAAAGTTTCCCTTCTACGTCTGGGATGAGCAGACCGGGGAAGTCCGCTGGATGACCTCGTGGTCTACCACTGAAGAAGATATTGATAATTTTTGTGCAGCTATGAAAGAATTGATATAA
- a CDS encoding GDSL-type esterase/lipase family protein codes for MQLLFIGDSLTSGVNDAERLSWPGRICKQLDPQGSKLTAYNLGVRASTSVHIESRWEKETADRIIADAPSLLIFCFGAPDAVKNIPLEQSKLCAENILGNAKTKYATLFITPPPMIDEEKDCRTKILGSEFSKICANLDIPCLDINSPLRENSAYIKALKESDGVHPNAEGYGIMAGMIQKFISPYILPHLN; via the coding sequence ATGCAACTCTTATTCATCGGGGACTCACTTACTTCAGGCGTAAATGACGCTGAAAGGCTGAGCTGGCCCGGAAGAATCTGCAAACAGCTCGATCCCCAAGGGTCTAAACTGACCGCATACAATCTCGGTGTCAGGGCTTCTACCAGCGTGCACATTGAATCCCGCTGGGAAAAGGAAACCGCCGACCGAATCATTGCTGATGCACCTTCCCTGCTGATTTTCTGCTTTGGCGCGCCGGACGCAGTCAAAAACATCCCTCTTGAGCAAAGCAAGCTCTGTGCAGAAAATATCCTCGGCAACGCGAAAACAAAATACGCAACACTATTCATTACCCCGCCACCCATGATTGACGAAGAAAAGGACTGCCGCACAAAAATTCTTGGCTCAGAATTCAGCAAAATATGCGCAAACCTTGACATTCCCTGTCTGGATATTAATTCACCTCTGCGGGAAAATTCCGCATACATCAAGGCCCTCAAGGAAAGCGACGGAGTCCATCCAAACGCAGAAGGTTACGGCATCATGGCCGGGATGATCCAAAAATTCATTTCACCCTACATCCTGCCTCACCTCAACTAA
- a CDS encoding metal ABC transporter ATP-binding protein, protein MNYESAISFKKVSFGYGQHKVLDEASFDILSGDYLAVIGPNGGGKTTLLKLLLGLIEPQQGRIEILGMPPGKHGGQIGYMPQYTNVSASFPITVRDAVLMGKVAPGFKGVFGLSFGNGSGGEVEKALERVGMLEHIERRVSDLSGGQKQRVFIARAIVDEPKMLLLDEPAASVDQAGKSGLYCLLKELNEEMTIVMVSHDISVLGQGVKSVACVNRKVHLHDQPKITRELLSEAYGETIKGTCPIELITHGELPHRVLEFHPESDDNEGDWDA, encoded by the coding sequence ATGAATTATGAAAGTGCGATTAGTTTTAAAAAGGTGAGTTTCGGCTACGGGCAGCATAAGGTGCTGGATGAAGCCAGCTTTGATATATTGTCGGGGGATTATCTCGCCGTTATCGGTCCTAATGGGGGCGGCAAGACAACCTTGCTTAAGTTATTACTGGGTTTGATTGAGCCGCAGCAGGGCCGTATCGAGATTCTGGGTATGCCGCCGGGCAAACATGGCGGGCAAATCGGTTACATGCCGCAATACACCAATGTTTCCGCCAGCTTTCCCATTACTGTGCGGGATGCCGTGCTCATGGGCAAGGTTGCACCCGGCTTTAAGGGCGTGTTCGGCCTCAGCTTCGGCAATGGTTCCGGGGGCGAGGTGGAAAAGGCCCTTGAGCGGGTCGGTATGCTTGAGCATATTGAACGAAGGGTATCCGATCTTTCCGGGGGGCAGAAGCAGAGAGTCTTCATTGCCCGCGCAATTGTGGATGAACCGAAAATGCTGCTCTTGGACGAACCTGCCGCCAGTGTTGATCAGGCCGGTAAAAGCGGGCTTTATTGTTTGCTTAAGGAGCTTAACGAGGAAATGACCATCGTCATGGTCAGTCATGATATTTCTGTGCTTGGACAGGGCGTAAAATCCGTAGCCTGCGTCAACCGCAAAGTTCATTTGCACGATCAGCCTAAGATCACCCGTGAGTTGCTCAGCGAAGCCTATGGTGAAACCATTAAGGGCACTTGTCCCATTGAACTGATTACCCACGGGGAATTGCCGCACCGGGTGCTGGAGTTCCATCCTGAATCAGATGACAACGAAGGAGACTGGGATGCTTGA
- a CDS encoding metal ABC transporter permease: MLEALSFEFMQNALIAGLLASIICGIIGALVVVNRVVLLAGGVAHASYGGVGLAFFLGLPMLPVTAGFAVCAALLMALVTMRVKERADTFIGVMWAAGMALGIILLDITPGYNVDLMSYLFGGILATPKSDLMLMGGLAVIVLLVVFTCYKGFWAMSFDEEFARSRGVPVTLLYFIMLALIALSVVMVIRVVGLILVIALLTIPPQIAESRTSSLFTMMILSSILSMIFCVSGLLLSYQLNLSSGATIIAVSVAGFLLSAVLGRVRRS; encoded by the coding sequence ATGCTTGAGGCTCTGAGTTTTGAATTCATGCAGAATGCGCTCATTGCCGGGCTGCTTGCTTCCATTATCTGCGGGATTATCGGCGCGCTGGTTGTGGTCAACAGGGTCGTGCTGCTGGCTGGCGGGGTAGCTCATGCTTCTTATGGCGGAGTCGGGCTGGCCTTTTTCCTCGGTTTGCCCATGCTTCCGGTAACAGCCGGATTTGCCGTTTGCGCGGCTCTGCTCATGGCTTTAGTAACCATGCGGGTCAAGGAACGGGCCGATACATTTATCGGGGTCATGTGGGCTGCGGGGATGGCTTTGGGAATTATCCTGCTGGACATTACCCCCGGCTATAACGTGGATCTGATGAGTTACCTTTTCGGCGGCATTCTTGCCACACCCAAGTCCGACCTTATGCTCATGGGCGGTCTGGCGGTCATTGTGCTGCTGGTGGTATTCACCTGTTATAAGGGATTCTGGGCCATGTCCTTTGATGAGGAATTTGCCCGTTCCCGCGGTGTTCCGGTGACCCTGCTTTATTTTATAATGCTGGCTCTCATAGCGCTCAGTGTGGTCATGGTTATTCGCGTGGTCGGTCTTATTCTGGTCATCGCTCTTTTGACCATTCCGCCTCAGATTGCCGAGAGCAGGACCTCATCACTTTTCACCATGATGATCCTGTCATCAATCCTGAGTATGATTTTTTGTGTTAGCGGGCTGCTGCTTTCCTATCAGCTGAATCTTTCTTCCGGGGCCACCATCATCGCTGTGAGTGTAGCGGGATTTTTGCTTTCGGCTGTGTTGGGGCGGGTAAGGAGAAGTTAG